From Proteiniborus sp. MB09-C3, the proteins below share one genomic window:
- a CDS encoding sigma-54 dependent transcriptional regulator — MEKILILDDEKHICDSLEFALEDNYNVYTSQSVEQAMEILSSEDISVVLLDLKIGKYDGIQVLRDIKNNRSEVQVIVITAFGTIQSSINAIKEGAFHYLTKPLDMEELYLYIEKAIDYKKLNFSLNNLKKIVNERYSFKEIVGSSEKLKLMLKRVEKVIDIDSTVLIIGESGTGKDLIAKALHFQSNRKDGNFIVVNCAAIPANLLESELFGYERGAFTGADKKKVGKIQLAHNGTLFLDEIAEMDLQLQAKILRTVEDMVVTPLGGNTPTKINVRIVAATNKNLEEEVKKGNFREDLFYRLNVIKIEVPPLRERKDDVPILLSYFLDKYNKKLKKDIDGFSEEAIRILKEYSFPGNVRELENLVEMLVALSDKNIIMREDLPKRYFYNRDQGIDENHICIKVGTSLKDIEKEVILKTLEHYNGNRQITAESLQISIRNLQYKIKEYQI, encoded by the coding sequence GTGGAAAAGATATTAATTCTAGATGATGAAAAGCATATTTGTGATTCTTTAGAGTTTGCTCTTGAAGACAATTATAATGTATATACTTCCCAAAGTGTTGAGCAGGCCATGGAAATACTAAGCAGTGAGGACATCAGCGTAGTTTTATTAGATTTAAAAATAGGAAAGTACGATGGAATACAAGTATTAAGGGATATAAAGAATAATAGAAGTGAGGTACAAGTTATTGTAATCACTGCATTTGGTACTATTCAATCGTCTATCAATGCAATAAAAGAAGGAGCATTTCATTATCTAACCAAGCCTTTAGATATGGAGGAACTATATCTATATATTGAAAAGGCAATTGACTATAAAAAGCTAAATTTCTCACTTAACAATCTAAAAAAGATAGTAAATGAAAGATATAGCTTTAAGGAAATAGTAGGGAGTTCAGAAAAATTAAAATTAATGCTTAAAAGAGTTGAAAAGGTAATTGATATTGATTCAACTGTCCTAATAATTGGCGAAAGTGGGACTGGGAAGGACTTAATAGCTAAAGCACTGCATTTTCAAAGTAATAGGAAGGACGGAAATTTTATAGTAGTAAATTGTGCTGCAATACCTGCCAACTTACTTGAAAGTGAATTATTTGGATACGAAAGAGGAGCATTTACAGGGGCAGATAAGAAGAAAGTAGGTAAGATACAGCTTGCCCATAATGGTACACTGTTTTTAGATGAAATTGCAGAAATGGATTTGCAGCTTCAGGCCAAGATATTGAGAACCGTTGAAGACATGGTGGTTACGCCATTAGGAGGCAATACACCTACTAAAATCAATGTAAGAATAGTGGCTGCTACGAACAAGAACCTAGAAGAAGAGGTTAAGAAGGGAAATTTCAGAGAGGATTTGTTTTATAGACTTAATGTCATAAAAATAGAAGTTCCTCCACTGAGAGAGCGTAAAGATGATGTACCTATTTTACTCAGCTATTTTTTAGATAAATACAATAAAAAGCTAAAGAAGGACATTGATGGATTTAGTGAAGAGGCCATACGGATTCTAAAGGAGTATAGTTTTCCTGGTAATGTGAGAGAGCTTGAGAATTTAGTTGAGATGCTAGTAGCCTTATCAGATAAAAATATTATTATGAGAGAAGATTTACCAAAAAGGTATTTCTATAATAGGGATCAAGGTATTGATGAAAATCATATTTGCATTAAGGTGGGAACTAGCTTAAAGGACATTGAAAAAGAAGTCATACTAAAAACCTTGGAGCATTATAATGGAAATCGACAAATTACAGCAGAGAGCTTGCAAATAAGTATCCGTAATCTTCAATATAAAATTAAGGAATATCAAATTTAA
- a CDS encoding TRAP transporter substrate-binding protein, translating into MLKLKKTSLLLVLMLLLSVIAIGCSNDSEGTDADTTDKVIEISYGHGFMPDTPHHKSAIKFKEEVEKATNGKVKVNVFPSGQLGSAREMFEGLQMGTQEIALVPTARISGFAPELQLFDLPFLFPDRETGYKIMDGEVGTELLDKLAQQNVKGVAFYEDGYKHFTANKAIANVNDFKGVKFRTMESPIIISQFKALGAVPVPIDFGELYNSLQLGVVQGQENPLVTIESNKFYEVQSHLTLSEHAYLAHVLIFSNDWYNKLPEDIQKILYEKGREIAQWQRQAVQDEEVKYIQTIKEAGTTIIELTDEQKNDLKEATKSVHQEYSKQFGSEILEKTYAEIEKYQ; encoded by the coding sequence ATGTTAAAGCTTAAGAAAACATCGTTATTATTAGTTTTAATGCTGTTACTAAGTGTAATAGCCATTGGTTGCAGCAATGATAGTGAAGGAACAGATGCAGATACTACAGATAAAGTAATTGAAATTTCTTATGGACATGGATTTATGCCTGATACTCCTCATCATAAATCAGCTATTAAGTTTAAAGAAGAAGTTGAAAAAGCAACAAATGGCAAGGTCAAGGTAAACGTATTCCCGTCAGGTCAATTAGGAAGTGCAAGAGAGATGTTTGAAGGATTACAGATGGGAACACAAGAGATAGCACTTGTACCTACAGCTAGAATAAGTGGTTTTGCTCCTGAGCTTCAACTGTTTGATCTTCCGTTTTTATTTCCAGATAGAGAAACAGGGTACAAGATAATGGATGGAGAAGTAGGAACTGAATTACTTGATAAATTAGCACAGCAAAATGTCAAAGGCGTAGCATTTTATGAAGATGGGTACAAGCATTTTACTGCTAATAAAGCTATAGCTAATGTAAACGATTTCAAAGGCGTTAAATTCAGAACCATGGAAAGTCCAATTATCATAAGTCAATTCAAGGCATTAGGTGCTGTACCTGTACCAATAGACTTTGGGGAATTGTATAATTCATTGCAATTAGGTGTTGTACAAGGACAAGAAAACCCACTAGTTACAATAGAAAGCAATAAATTTTATGAGGTTCAAAGCCACTTAACACTTAGTGAACATGCATATTTGGCCCATGTACTAATATTCAGTAACGATTGGTACAATAAATTACCTGAAGATATTCAAAAAATTCTTTATGAAAAAGGCAGAGAAATAGCGCAATGGCAGAGACAAGCAGTTCAAGATGAAGAAGTGAAATATATACAAACAATTAAAGAGGCTGGCACTACTATAATTGAATTAACAGATGAGCAAAAAAATGATTTAAAGGAAGCAACTAAATCAGTTCATCAAGAATATTCTAAACAATTTGGAAGTGAGATTTTAGAAAAGACATATGCTGAAATAGAAAAATATCAATAG
- a CDS encoding TRAP transporter small permease, with product MKSANKVLSKIEQYFIAILLLIVAVILFINVVLRFFGTSMLWAEELARYAIVWITFVGASVCVYKGAHIGVDVIMNILGEKPKKILSLILALFSLIFSVVFTYFSFKITMNVHNTNQISSTMGIPMSIVYAAMPVGGILMSIRYIQEFISLIKVGENK from the coding sequence ATGAAATCAGCTAATAAAGTACTATCAAAAATTGAACAGTATTTTATCGCAATATTATTGTTAATTGTTGCAGTTATTTTGTTCATCAATGTAGTTCTCAGATTTTTTGGTACTTCAATGCTCTGGGCTGAAGAACTTGCACGCTATGCCATAGTATGGATAACCTTTGTTGGTGCCAGTGTATGTGTATACAAAGGTGCCCATATAGGTGTTGATGTAATAATGAATATATTAGGGGAAAAGCCAAAGAAAATACTGTCTTTAATATTAGCATTATTTTCACTTATATTTAGTGTTGTTTTCACATATTTTTCATTTAAGATTACAATGAATGTTCATAATACAAATCAAATTAGTTCTACAATGGGAATTCCCATGTCAATTGTGTATGCAGCTATGCCTGTAGGAGGAATTCTTATGTCAATAAGATATATTCAAGAGTTTATTTCCTTGATTAAGGTAGGTGAAAATAAATGA
- a CDS encoding TRAP transporter large permease subunit produces MIGVLFILLFVFLLSAMPVFIAMSSASVLSLSLFSPIPLEVVAQRMFSGIDKFSLMAVPFFILAANIMKGGGMSKRIINVADKLVGHLSGGLAMATVISCMFFGALSGSSPATVIAIGGLLLPELLNANYGEKFSLGLITATPAVAVIIPPSIGMIIYGTVTGVSIGDLFIGGVGPGLVWGLITIAYCYFYAKKHKVPVKKRASFKELMTAIKDAGWALGVPIIIIGGIYGGIFTPTESSVVAAIYAIIVSLFIYKELSFKELMNETIDSAVGTAQIMVLLAAASIFSWILTRQQVPQVLAAGLMGITNSKISILLMINIILIIAGMFIDAASIQTILSPLFLPVAINYGIDPVHLGIIMVVNGAIGMSTPPFGLNLFVSSGVAKKPLGTIIKGTMPFILLSLIAMAIVTYVPQVTMFLVNAMK; encoded by the coding sequence ATGATAGGTGTTTTATTTATTTTATTATTTGTATTTTTACTAAGTGCTATGCCAGTATTTATTGCAATGTCTTCAGCCAGTGTTCTTTCATTATCGCTTTTTTCACCTATACCTTTAGAGGTAGTTGCACAAAGAATGTTCTCAGGAATTGACAAGTTCTCTCTAATGGCAGTTCCCTTTTTTATACTTGCTGCCAATATAATGAAGGGCGGTGGCATGTCTAAACGCATAATCAATGTTGCAGATAAGCTAGTAGGACACTTGAGCGGTGGTCTAGCAATGGCAACTGTTATATCCTGTATGTTTTTCGGAGCACTATCAGGTTCAAGTCCTGCAACAGTAATAGCAATAGGAGGACTTTTACTACCTGAACTGCTAAATGCAAATTATGGAGAGAAATTTTCCCTTGGTTTGATAACAGCTACCCCTGCAGTTGCAGTTATTATTCCACCTAGTATTGGGATGATTATATACGGAACTGTTACTGGAGTATCAATTGGAGATTTATTTATAGGCGGAGTTGGACCTGGACTGGTATGGGGGCTTATTACTATAGCATATTGTTACTTTTATGCAAAGAAACATAAAGTGCCGGTGAAAAAAAGAGCCTCATTTAAAGAACTAATGACAGCCATAAAAGATGCTGGATGGGCTTTAGGTGTTCCAATAATAATTATTGGAGGAATATATGGAGGTATTTTTACTCCTACAGAATCCTCAGTTGTTGCAGCAATTTATGCTATAATTGTTTCACTGTTTATTTATAAGGAATTGAGTTTTAAAGAACTGATGAATGAAACAATTGATTCTGCTGTTGGAACTGCTCAAATTATGGTATTGCTAGCTGCTGCTTCAATATTCTCATGGATATTGACAAGACAACAGGTTCCTCAGGTTCTTGCAGCGGGATTAATGGGAATAACCAATTCTAAGATTTCAATACTGCTTATGATTAATATTATTCTTATAATTGCTGGAATGTTTATAGATGCAGCATCAATACAAACAATTTTATCACCATTGTTTTTACCAGTGGCTATAAATTATGGAATAGACCCTGTTCACCTAGGCATTATAATGGTTGTTAATGGAGCTATAGGTATGTCTACACCTCCATTTGGACTTAACTTATTCGTATCTTCAGGGGTTGCAAAAAAACCTCTTGGTACCATTATCAAGGGCACCATGCCTTTTATATTGCTGTCTTTAATTGCCATGGCCATTGTAACATATGTGCCTCAGGTTACAATGTTTCTTGTCAATGCAATGAAGTAA
- a CDS encoding class I SAM-dependent RNA methyltransferase, with protein sequence MANIQLIATSTFGLEAVVKREVEKLGYKDITVENGKVTFSCDESGIPKANLWLRTADRVLLKLGEFKALSFEELFQGTKALPWDEWITEDGEFTVTGKSVNSKLFSVSDCQAIVKKAVVEKLKEKYKTEWFKEDGPKFTIQVSILKDIATLTIDTSGEGLHKRGYRVENVEAPIKETLAAASVSLSYWNSGRILLDPFCGSGTIPIEAAMIGKNIAPGLQRSFASEEWPRIGEALWKEARKEAFKAINQDLDMKIYASDINPKAIEAARENAYEAGVDECITFEVKDMSKVNIRDDYGVIVCNPPYGERLGEKSEAEELYREMGKVFKKLDTWSVYVITSNEDFEKLYGKKADKKRKLFNGRIKVDYYQYYGPRPI encoded by the coding sequence ATGGCAAATATACAGTTAATCGCAACATCCACATTTGGACTTGAGGCCGTAGTAAAGAGAGAGGTAGAAAAGCTCGGATATAAAGATATTACAGTAGAAAATGGGAAAGTTACTTTTAGTTGCGATGAGTCGGGGATACCTAAAGCAAATTTATGGCTAAGGACTGCAGATAGAGTTTTGTTAAAACTAGGTGAGTTTAAGGCTCTATCCTTTGAAGAGCTTTTTCAAGGGACTAAAGCACTTCCTTGGGATGAATGGATAACAGAGGATGGAGAATTCACTGTCACTGGAAAATCCGTAAACTCTAAGCTTTTTAGTGTTTCTGATTGTCAGGCAATAGTAAAGAAGGCAGTAGTTGAAAAGCTAAAAGAAAAATATAAAACAGAATGGTTTAAGGAAGATGGACCTAAATTCACTATTCAGGTATCTATTCTTAAGGATATAGCAACACTTACTATTGATACAAGCGGAGAAGGATTACATAAAAGAGGATATAGGGTAGAAAATGTAGAAGCCCCTATTAAAGAAACACTAGCAGCTGCTAGTGTTAGCTTAAGCTATTGGAATTCTGGCAGAATATTATTAGATCCTTTTTGTGGCTCTGGAACAATACCTATAGAAGCAGCTATGATAGGTAAAAATATAGCTCCAGGATTACAGAGAAGCTTTGCATCAGAAGAATGGCCTAGAATAGGAGAAGCTCTATGGAAAGAAGCAAGAAAAGAGGCATTTAAAGCTATCAATCAAGATTTAGACATGAAAATATATGCCTCGGATATAAATCCTAAAGCAATAGAGGCTGCAAGGGAAAATGCTTATGAAGCAGGGGTAGATGAATGTATAACCTTTGAAGTTAAGGATATGTCTAAAGTAAATATAAGAGATGATTATGGAGTCATTGTATGTAATCCACCCTATGGCGAAAGACTAGGAGAAAAAAGTGAAGCAGAGGAGCTTTATAGGGAGATGGGCAAGGTATTCAAAAAATTAGATACTTGGTCTGTTTATGTAATTACATCAAATGAGGATTTCGAAAAGCTATACGGCAAAAAAGCAGATAAGAAAAGAAAACTATTTAATGGCAGGATAAAGGTAGATTATTATCAGTATTATGGACCTAGACCTATCTAA
- a CDS encoding cupin domain-containing protein, which yields MIVSHKNDVKAMKIENPQAKEAAMKVLVSPTEGWEGYVMRILEIEAGGYTPKHSHPWPHINYVISGRGRLHLDGKDIDVEAGSFAYVPSNKEHQFSNVGNELFEFICIVPKEGHK from the coding sequence ATGATAGTATCACACAAAAATGATGTAAAGGCAATGAAAATTGAAAACCCACAAGCAAAAGAAGCAGCAATGAAAGTGCTGGTGTCACCTACAGAAGGGTGGGAAGGTTATGTAATGCGTATCTTAGAGATTGAAGCTGGAGGATATACTCCGAAGCATAGCCATCCTTGGCCACACATAAACTATGTAATAAGTGGCAGGGGAAGACTGCATCTAGATGGAAAAGACATAGATGTAGAAGCAGGCTCATTTGCCTATGTACCATCAAATAAGGAGCATCAGTTTTCAAATGTTGGCAATGAACTATTTGAATTTATCTGCATAGTGCCAAAAGAAGGGCATAAATAG
- the hcp gene encoding hydroxylamine reductase → MSMFCFQCQETAKGAGCTIRGVCGKPAEVANLQDLLIYSLKGISFYNNKARELKLDTKKADHFIIEGLFMTITNANFDKARFVARIKEALKLRDEIKESVIKAGGSIVDITHDSATWYSDSEEVFDKKSKYVGILATENEDVRSLRELLTYGLKGMAAYAEHAINLGYEDAGVYSFIGKALVATTDNSLSADELVALVMECGKHGVDVMALLDKANTSTYGHPEITKVDIGVRNNPAILVSGHDLKDFEEILKQTEGTGVDIYTHGEMLPAHYYPAFKKYSHFAGNYGNAWWKQDKEFDSFNGPVILTTNCLVPPKDSYKDRIYTTGAVGFDGLTHIMPDANGRKDFSQVIEHAKKCASPTEIETGEIVGGFAHNTVLSLADKVVDAVKSGAIKRFFVMAGCDGRMKSRDYYTEFAKALPKDTVILTAGCAKYKYNKLELGDIGGIPRVLDAGQCNDSYSLAVIALKLKEVFELNDINELPISYNIAWYEQKAVIVLLALLYLGVKNIHLGPTLPAFLSPNVAKVLVETFGIGGITNVEDDMKMFMGA, encoded by the coding sequence ATGAGTATGTTTTGCTTTCAATGTCAAGAAACAGCTAAAGGTGCCGGCTGTACAATTAGAGGAGTATGTGGTAAGCCTGCTGAGGTAGCCAATTTACAGGACTTACTTATCTACTCACTAAAAGGTATCTCATTCTACAACAATAAAGCTAGGGAATTAAAATTAGATACAAAAAAAGCAGATCATTTTATAATCGAAGGTCTCTTCATGACTATAACTAATGCAAACTTTGATAAAGCTCGTTTTGTCGCTAGAATCAAAGAAGCATTGAAGCTTAGAGATGAAATTAAAGAATCAGTAATAAAGGCTGGAGGAAGCATAGTAGATATTACACATGATTCTGCAACTTGGTATTCAGATTCAGAGGAAGTATTTGATAAAAAATCTAAATATGTAGGAATTTTAGCTACAGAAAATGAAGATGTGAGATCTTTAAGAGAATTATTGACATATGGACTTAAAGGTATGGCTGCATATGCTGAACATGCCATCAATCTAGGTTATGAAGATGCTGGAGTATATTCATTTATAGGAAAGGCTTTAGTAGCTACTACTGATAATAGCCTATCAGCAGATGAACTAGTAGCCCTTGTGATGGAATGTGGAAAGCACGGCGTAGATGTAATGGCCTTATTAGACAAAGCTAACACTAGCACTTATGGGCATCCTGAAATAACTAAGGTAGATATAGGGGTAAGAAATAACCCAGCAATATTAGTAAGCGGACACGACCTAAAAGACTTTGAGGAAATCTTAAAGCAAACTGAGGGAACTGGAGTAGATATCTATACTCACGGTGAAATGCTGCCTGCCCACTATTATCCAGCATTTAAAAAATATTCTCATTTTGCAGGCAACTATGGAAATGCTTGGTGGAAGCAGGATAAGGAATTTGATAGCTTCAATGGCCCTGTAATATTAACTACAAACTGTTTAGTTCCACCGAAGGATTCATATAAGGATAGAATATATACAACTGGTGCAGTAGGCTTTGATGGATTGACACATATAATGCCAGATGCTAATGGCAGGAAAGACTTTTCTCAAGTAATTGAGCATGCTAAAAAATGTGCTTCCCCTACAGAAATCGAAACAGGTGAAATAGTTGGTGGATTTGCTCACAATACTGTATTAAGTCTTGCAGATAAGGTTGTAGATGCTGTTAAATCAGGTGCTATAAAGAGATTCTTTGTTATGGCAGGCTGTGACGGAAGAATGAAGTCAAGAGATTATTATACTGAATTTGCTAAGGCTTTGCCAAAGGACACTGTAATCCTTACAGCAGGCTGTGCAAAATATAAATATAATAAGCTTGAGTTAGGAGATATAGGTGGAATTCCAAGAGTATTAGATGCAGGACAATGTAATGACTCCTATTCTCTTGCAGTAATTGCGCTAAAATTAAAAGAAGTATTTGAATTAAATGATATAAATGAGCTTCCAATATCATATAACATTGCATGGTATGAGCAAAAAGCTGTAATTGTATTATTAGCACTTCTATATTTAGGAGTTAAAAATATTCACTTAGGACCAACTCTACCGGCATTTCTATCTCCAAATGTGGCTAAGGTATTAGTTGAAACATTTGGGATAGGTGGAATTACAAATGTGGAAGATGACATGAAAATGTTCATGGGAGCATAG
- a CDS encoding cob(I)yrinic acid a,c-diamide adenosyltransferase, which produces MSVYTKTGDKGQTSLFDNKRVDKDDIRVESYGTIDELNTLLGLSKNYIRDEEIYRLIHQIQRKLFDVGAELATEDENKKPATIKEDEVIFLEKEIDKYTEKIKKPDHFIVPGAGKASAFLHVARTVCRRAERRIITLSKEVQVNPHLIKYVNRLSDLIYILSRYIEDGFEEVNFN; this is translated from the coding sequence ATGAGTGTATATACTAAGACTGGAGATAAAGGTCAAACCAGTTTGTTTGATAACAAAAGAGTAGATAAAGATGATATAAGAGTGGAAAGCTATGGCACAATAGATGAACTGAATACCTTGCTAGGTTTATCAAAAAATTATATACGAGATGAGGAGATATACAGGCTTATTCATCAAATTCAAAGGAAGCTATTTGATGTGGGGGCAGAATTAGCTACAGAGGATGAAAATAAAAAACCAGCTACAATAAAGGAAGACGAAGTAATCTTTTTAGAGAAGGAAATAGATAAATACACAGAAAAAATAAAAAAGCCTGATCATTTTATAGTACCAGGAGCAGGTAAGGCATCAGCTTTTTTACATGTCGCAAGAACTGTTTGTAGAAGAGCTGAACGAAGAATAATTACACTATCAAAGGAAGTACAGGTAAATCCCCATCTAATCAAATATGTAAACAGATTGTCTGATTTAATATATATACTTTCAAGATATATTGAAGATGGATTTGAGGAAGTGAATTTCAATTAG
- a CDS encoding DUF5362 family protein, producing MDNLNQATYSTPDRNLLETISKWSGFVGIMTIITGALTCLGAIATFGVSLIPGIIQIILGVKLRNAKTSVDRYLAGDAREINGIFESLGSYLKLQGILIIVGLVLAVIGIIIALVVGISVASQFGGYY from the coding sequence TTGGATAACTTAAATCAAGCAACATACTCTACACCAGACAGAAATTTGCTAGAAACAATAAGTAAATGGTCTGGCTTCGTAGGTATAATGACTATCATAACAGGTGCTCTTACATGTCTAGGCGCAATTGCAACCTTTGGGGTCTCTCTAATTCCCGGAATTATTCAAATTATACTAGGAGTAAAGCTTAGAAATGCTAAAACATCTGTGGATAGATACTTAGCAGGAGATGCAAGAGAAATCAATGGTATTTTTGAAAGCTTAGGTTCATATTTGAAGCTTCAAGGTATTCTAATCATTGTAGGACTTGTTCTAGCAGTTATAGGCATAATCATAGCCCTAGTAGTAGGAATAAGCGTTGCAAGTCAATTTGGTGGGTATTATTAA
- a CDS encoding SpoIIE family protein phosphatase, with protein sequence MIQEPKRIFINDRIKKDEIISYEVLDGMVDWVRVIDRNGIIIYANKSMEDELGKDIVGKKCYSALGKCSACSRCISSTTVSTGEVVEKEENIGDRIFSVKSSPVKDPDGNIYAAVEVFRDVTKERKLEKEIIKKNEKMSKDLSFARTIQKNILPKQGTLGPLNVDYLYFPSEMLSGDIFDINKINENLIGIYISDVVGHGITASIMTMFVRQAMKSIKYDYLEPSKAISELHQKFLDLNLDTDKYFSIFYGIFDKRDNTFRYVNGGHNCIPLHINCNGIEFLESKGYPITCLFDSIKYEEKSVKLQKGDKMLFYTDGVIETRNEKGELFGFDRLIDITSKNKDNLLSAIEKSLNEFKYKDVDDDFALLTVEIMN encoded by the coding sequence TTGATTCAAGAACCTAAGAGAATATTTATTAATGACAGAATAAAAAAAGATGAGATTATTTCTTATGAAGTTCTAGATGGTATGGTAGACTGGGTACGTGTTATTGACAGGAATGGAATTATTATATATGCAAACAAATCAATGGAAGATGAATTGGGTAAGGACATTGTTGGTAAAAAATGCTATTCTGCTCTTGGGAAGTGTTCTGCTTGTAGCAGATGTATTTCCTCAACCACTGTAAGTACGGGAGAGGTAGTAGAGAAAGAAGAAAATATAGGCGATAGGATATTTTCAGTTAAGAGTTCACCAGTTAAAGATCCAGACGGCAATATTTATGCAGCTGTTGAAGTGTTTAGGGATGTAACCAAGGAAAGGAAGCTTGAAAAGGAAATAATTAAGAAGAATGAAAAGATGAGCAAGGATTTGTCTTTTGCGAGAACTATTCAGAAAAATATATTACCAAAGCAAGGAACATTAGGTCCTCTTAATGTGGATTATTTATATTTTCCCTCTGAAATGTTGAGTGGAGATATTTTCGACATAAATAAAATTAATGAAAACCTTATAGGTATTTACATTAGCGATGTAGTAGGACATGGAATTACAGCATCAATAATGACAATGTTTGTTAGACAGGCTATGAAATCAATAAAATATGATTATTTAGAACCAAGCAAAGCCATTAGCGAACTACATCAGAAGTTCCTAGACTTGAATCTTGATACGGATAAGTATTTTTCTATATTTTATGGTATTTTCGATAAAAGGGATAATACTTTTAGATATGTTAATGGTGGACACAATTGTATTCCTTTACATATTAATTGTAATGGAATAGAATTTTTAGAGTCTAAAGGCTATCCAATCACTTGTCTGTTTGACAGCATTAAATATGAAGAGAAGTCTGTTAAACTCCAAAAAGGGGATAAAATGTTATTCTATACTGATGGAGTAATTGAAACTAGAAATGAAAAGGGAGAATTATTTGGTTTCGATAGATTGATAGATATAACAAGTAAAAACAAAGACAATCTTTTAAGTGCCATAGAGAAGAGTCTTAATGAATTTAAATATAAAGATGTAGATGATGATTTCGCATTGTTAACTGTTGAAATAATGAATTGA
- a CDS encoding glucose-6-phosphate isomerase has product MQNIFLDFSNSMVLESEIENIKEEVFTAHEVLQSRAGLGKEYLGWMDYPINYDRKEFERIKRAAAKIKNDSQALIVIGIGGSYLGAKATIEALSHSFYNLLPVDERKTPEIHFVGNNISTKYLVDLLDIVKGKDISINVISKSGTTTEPAIAFRIFKEYIEKKYGREEASKRIYVTTDKEKGALKKLAEDEKYETFVVPDDIGGRFSVLTPVGLLPIAAAGIDIELLMEGARSAREEYCLKDLEENHCYMYAAIRNILYRKGKNVEILASYEPSMHYTAEWWKQLYGESEGKNGKGIFPTSADFSTDLHSLGQYIQDGRRFLFETTINIGSMTEKIKINSVESDIDGLNYLAGKTVDYVNKMAFKGTVIAHVDGGVPNIIISIPKIDEFYYGKLIYFFEKACAISGYLLEVNPFDQPGVEAYKKNMFALLGKPGYENLKKELEKRI; this is encoded by the coding sequence GTGCAGAATATTTTTTTAGACTTTTCAAATTCAATGGTTTTAGAATCAGAGATTGAAAATATTAAAGAAGAAGTATTTACTGCCCATGAAGTATTACAAAGCAGAGCGGGTCTGGGGAAAGAGTATTTAGGCTGGATGGATTATCCTATTAATTATGACAGGAAAGAATTCGAAAGGATAAAGAGAGCCGCAGCTAAAATAAAAAATGATTCTCAGGCACTAATAGTAATCGGTATAGGTGGATCATACTTAGGTGCAAAGGCTACCATTGAAGCTCTAAGTCATTCATTCTATAATTTACTTCCCGTGGATGAAAGAAAAACACCAGAGATACACTTTGTTGGAAATAATATTAGCACTAAATATTTAGTAGATTTATTGGATATTGTAAAGGGGAAGGATATAAGCATAAATGTTATATCAAAGTCAGGCACTACTACAGAGCCTGCTATTGCATTTAGAATATTTAAAGAATATATTGAGAAAAAGTATGGCAGAGAAGAAGCCTCAAAAAGAATATATGTGACAACGGATAAAGAAAAGGGAGCATTAAAAAAACTTGCAGAAGATGAGAAATATGAAACCTTTGTTGTACCTGATGATATAGGAGGTAGATTTTCTGTACTTACTCCTGTAGGACTACTTCCTATTGCAGCTGCTGGTATAGATATTGAGCTGTTAATGGAGGGAGCAAGATCAGCAAGAGAAGAGTACTGTCTTAAGGATTTAGAGGAAAACCATTGCTATATGTACGCTGCTATTAGAAATATACTTTATAGAAAAGGAAAAAATGTAGAAATATTAGCTAGCTATGAGCCTTCAATGCATTATACTGCCGAATGGTGGAAACAGCTTTATGGAGAAAGCGAGGGAAAAAATGGGAAAGGAATATTCCCTACTTCAGCAGATTTTTCTACAGATCTTCATTCCTTAGGACAATACATACAAGATGGCAGAAGATTTTTATTTGAAACAACAATAAATATTGGAAGTATGACGGAGAAAATAAAAATTAATAGCGTAGAATCAGATATTGATGGTCTAAACTATCTGGCAGGGAAAACTGTAGATTATGTAAACAAAATGGCATTTAAGGGTACAGTCATAGCTCATGTAGATGGAGGAGTACCTAATATTATTATAAGTATACCAAAGATAGACGAATTTTATTATGGTAAGCTAATATACTTTTTTGAAAAGGCATGTGCCATAAGTGGATATTTACTGGAAGTAAATCCTTTTGATCAGCCTGGAGTTGAGGCCTACAAGAAAAACATGTTTGCCCTATTAGGAAAACCAGGATATGAAAATCTAAAAAAAGAACTGGAAAAAAGAATATAG